TGATAAGCTAAAAATAACATGTCCACTAAGGTTAGTCAAGAAAAACGGAGGTCACTATATGACGAAAGCACCCCTCATTTCTTCCCATTAAGATTGAGAATCAAGGACAAGGCCGGAGTCATGGAATATAATAAATATAAAAAGGAACAATCAGAGGACTGGCTTTAGCCATGGGGAGAACGTTACGAGGCCCTGTCTTTCATCAACATTACTTTTACAGTCTGCAGTAAAATAGCCAGGTCCTTTGCCGGCGAGTACGACTTCGTGTAAAGCAAGTCATACTTCAGCTTGTTCTCCGGACTGGTGCTGTACCGCCCCGCAATCTGGGCCAGGCCGGTGATGCCCGACTTGACATTCATCCGGTAGACGTATTCCGGCTTCTGTTTTACCAACTCGTTAACGAAAAAAGGTCTTTCCGGCCGCGGCCCCACGATGCTCATATCACCCTTCAAAACGTTCAGCAACTGCGGGATTTCGTCGATCCGGGCCGCCCGCAACAAGCGCCCCACCCTGGTAACCCGCGGGTCGTTCTCCGAAGCCAGCACCGGCCCGCTCTCCTGTTCAGCGTTTACTACCATAGTACGAAACTTGTACAAATAAAAAGATTTTTCCTGCATGGTAAGACGCTTTTGCCGGTATAAAACAGGCCCCGGAGAGTCTAATTTAATAGCAATACCCGCCAGGATACATAATGGCGCGGCAACCACAAGGGCGGCCAGGGAAAGAACAATGTCAATCAACCTTTTCAGAATCATGGATTCCTCAGGTATCTTCAAACGGCCCACAGCAAAGATAGGCACGTCATCAACCTGATCCAGCCTCGCCTGGGTTAACATAATCTCATACAAATCGGGTACCAGGAACACCTTGATATCTTTCGCCACACATGAGTTAATAACCCCGGCTTTGTGCTCCTGGGAGAGATTTGAACAGATAAAAACCTGGTCGGGTTTCACGATGTCAAGGCATTGACAAAATTCAGGCAACTCACCCAGCAGCGGCCAGCGGTTCTCAACACTACAAGAAGATTCATATACCGAATAACCCGGTTCAGACTGAGACTCAAGAACAAGACCGGATACCTTGATCGTCCCGCCCGCCGCTGATTCCAACTTTTCAGCCAGCGCGACCGCCTCTAAAGGTTGTCCGACGACAATAACCCGCCTGATACCCTGCAAACCTCTTTCCAGGTGCCATGCCGCTCTTCTCCAGAGGCTGAGCAGAGCCAGTTGAATAAATGGCGCTGCTAACAGGACCGTACGCGGGAAGGCGAAATTACGAAAAAGGAATGATAAAGCCATACCAACCATGGCTTGAAAGAACACAACACAGATTAATGAAGCAAAAACTTCCGCCCAACGCCACCTGTAACTGCCGTATAATCTGTAGAAATAAAAAAGGGCTAGCGCGGATACAGTAAGCCAGGGCCAAGTGGAAAGATAAGGAGTCAGGTTTCTTTCGGGAATGTCCCAACCGAACTTAATTAAGAATGCCAGTATATATGCCAGATTAAC
The genomic region above belongs to Pelotomaculum isophthalicicum JI and contains:
- a CDS encoding sugar transferase; the encoded protein is MEMQKDKIFFRIGLVLFDLVLVNLAYILAFLIKFGWDIPERNLTPYLSTWPWLTVSALALFYFYRLYGSYRWRWAEVFASLICVVFFQAMVGMALSFLFRNFAFPRTVLLAAPFIQLALLSLWRRAAWHLERGLQGIRRVIVVGQPLEAVALAEKLESAAGGTIKVSGLVLESQSEPGYSVYESSCSVENRWPLLGELPEFCQCLDIVKPDQVFICSNLSQEHKAGVINSCVAKDIKVFLVPDLYEIMLTQARLDQVDDVPIFAVGRLKIPEESMILKRLIDIVLSLAALVVAAPLCILAGIAIKLDSPGPVLYRQKRLTMQEKSFYLYKFRTMVVNAEQESGPVLASENDPRVTRVGRLLRAARIDEIPQLLNVLKGDMSIVGPRPERPFFVNELVKQKPEYVYRMNVKSGITGLAQIAGRYSTSPENKLKYDLLYTKSYSPAKDLAILLQTVKVMLMKDRAS